The Christensenella timonensis DNA segment TCCCCTCGCCCCATCCTGATATCATAAATGCAATTGTATAATAAGTAATCAATAGTTAAGTAAACGGAGGATACGAAAAATGGCAAAAGAAGCTTTGGGAATGGTGGAAACAAAAGGCTTGATCGGTTCGATCGAAGCGGCTGACGCAATGGTGAAAGCTGCCAACGTCACGCTGATCGGCAAAGAGCAGATCGGCAGCGGACTCGTAACGGTTATGGTACGCGGCGACGTCGGTGCGGTCAAGGCTGCGGTAGACGCTGGCGCGACGGCAGCAAAGAGGGTAGGAGACCTGTACGGCGTGCATGTGATCCCGCATCCGCATGATGATGTGGAAGGTATCCTGCCGCACATTGGGTAACGAACAAGAATATTGTACAGTATAAACGTGTAAGGAGAAAAATGATGGAAAAAGAAGCTTTGGGAATGGTGGAAACAAAAGGTTTGATCGGTGCGATCGAAGCGGCGGATGCGATGGTAAAAGCAGCGAATGTCAAGCTGATCGGCAAGCAGCAGATCGGCAGCGGACTCGTAACGGTCATGGTACGCGGCGACGTCGGCGCGGTCAAAGCAGCAGTAGACGCTGGCGCGACGGCAGCGAAGAGGGTAGGAGACCTGTACGGCGTGCATGTGATCCCGAGACCGCACAACGACGTAGAGGGTATCCTGCCGCATATGGAATAAAAAGACAGGGTAAATTGCTTTGAAAATCGCAAAGGTTGTCGGTAATGTAGTTTCAACGATCAAGGATAGAAGGTTCAAGGGCTACAAATTGATGATCGTAGAGTATCTTGATCTAGACGGCAAACCGCAGGGCGTCCGCCATATTGCCCTTGACGGTGCAAATGCGGGTATCGGAGACATTGTCCTGACCAATAATGACGGCGGAGCGGCGGTCATGGTCATGGAAGACAAGGAGCTGATTGCTGACGATACGATTGCAGGTGTGATCGATTACTATACGGTCGATGGCTGTACGAAAACAGCAAAGGATTTGTATTGATCTTTTCTTTTGCCTGAAACATGTGTAAGAATACGGTATCCGGTTTGTTTGGATACCGTATTGTTTTACCCTTAAATAAGGGAGTTTTGATAACAAAAAACTTTTATCATAATTTTGTTTTTAAAGATTGACAAAATGAAAGTCTGCGCTTACAATATAATTAACAAACCACATAAACCCACACAAATAAACAAAAACTGCATAAAAAAATGACAGAACTTGTAAGAATTGTACAGGAAAGCGGTTACGCATGAATATAGATACAAAAACGATTGAATATATTGTAAAGGAAGTTCTTGCAGGAATCGGGCAGCAGCCAGACGGCGTTTTATCTGGTTACTTGTTTGACACAGCAGACCAGGCGGTTGCGGCAGTAAAAAAAGCGCAGCATATCCTGGCGGGAATGGCATTGGAAGAGCGGCAGAAAATAATCCATTTTATCAGAAAAGAAACAAAGAAAAATGCGGAATACTTGGCAAGGCTCGCGTGGGAAGAAACCGGCTTTGGCAAAGTGCGGGATAAGATCGTAAAGAATACGGTGGCAGCTGTACGGACGCCGGGAACGGAAGACCTTACGCCAGTTGCTTATACGGGGGATTACGGCCTGACACTGGTGGAACAGGCGCCGTTTGGCGTGATCGGTTCCGTAACACCATCCACAAACCCGACATCTTCGATTATCAATAACGCGATCAGCATGGTCGCCGCGGGGAACGGGGTGGTTTTCAATCCGCATCCGGGGGCAAAAAAGTGTTCGCAGGAAACATTGCGGATTATACATGAAGCGATCGTAGCGGCCGGAGGGCCGGCTTCGCTGGTGGCCGCCTTAAAGGAACCGAGTATGGAAGGAAGCCTTGCGGTGATGAAGCATCCGGACGTCAAGTTGTTGTCTATTACGGGCGGCGAAGCGGTCGTCAAAGTAGCGATGGGTACCGGAAAAAAGGTAGTGGCCGCAGGGCCGGGAAATCCGCCGGTGATTGTAGACGATACGGCAGATATCGAAAAAGCGGCCAAAGACATTGTGGATGGAGCAAGCTTTGATAATTGCGTATTGTGTGTCGCTGAAAAGGAAGTATTTGTATTTGACAACGTGGCGGAACAGCTGATGGGCTCGATGGAGCAAGGCGGGGCTTTCCGGGCGCGTGGTGAAGAGATACAAAAGATCGTCGGTGCGACATTGCAGTGCAAAGACGGTAAGTATGTGATCAACCGTAAAATGGTGGGAAAAGACGCATCGGTGATCCTCAAAGCAAGCGGAGTGGATTTCAGCGGGGAGCCCAGGCTGATTATTGCGGACGTTCCGGCGGAGCATCCGTTTGTGACGGTGGAGATGCTGATGCCTGTAATGGGGATCGTAAGGGTTCATTCGATCGACGAGGCGATCCGTGAGGCAGTGAGGGCGGAAGCTGGCTGCAAACATTCCGCCATGATCCATTCGACAAATGTGCATCATTTGAGTATGGCGGCAAAGGCGCTCAACACAACGATTTTTGTAAAAAACGGGCCGTCATCCGCTGGCTTCGGCGTAGGCGGCGAAGGTTATACGACATTCACGATCGCAACGCCCACCGGTGAAGGGCTTACCAGCGCAAAATCCTTTACCCGCGCGCGTCGGTGCGTACTCTATGGGGATTTGAATTTTATTTAGCGAGGGGATCTGGTCAGATGTATACAGGCAGAGTAGAAGGCACGGTGGTGTCTACCGTAAAGAATGAACGGCTTACAGGAATCAAACTCTTAGTCGTGCGCCTGATAGAAAATGGTGAGGATAAGAACCTGATCGTGGCGGGAGATGCAACAAGGCAGGCGGGGATCGGCGATTTGGTATACATGATCGGCCGTAAGGAAGCGGCATTGATGTTTGGAATCAAACCGGAACCTCCCGTCGATGTGGCGATCGTCGGTTTTATAGATGATTATAACGAGGTAATGTAGTAATACGTTACGAATGATTAGGAATACCTTTTCGGTCGCTGGAAAAAGGGCAAAAAAAAAACACCCTTTCGGGTGCAAATACAGTGTATTCGGAATTAAACGAATATGACCGAAAAGGTATACAAAAAAGTGCTTGTAAAGTCTTTTTTGTAATATTATCGTAATAAGTGATATTTTTTTTGAAAAACTCAAAAATAAGTTGAAATGAGAGGAAAAATCTCCTATAATACAGGTAATGCCACAAAGGAGTACAAATATGGCGCATACATCGAAACGATTTTTTAGCACATTTAGCTTTAGCGGCCTTTACCGCTATGGCTTGTTTTTGTGTTAATCTGTCGGTGTGCGTATGTGTTCTTAAAGAATCGAAATCGAATGCTGTAAGCACCGGCAAGTGTTTACAGCATTTTTATTTTATCGGCAAATTTTGAGAAGAGGTATTAAGGTCATGATTGTAGTAATGAAAAGTGATGCGACACAAGCGGAGATTGTGAAGGTATCGGACAGGCTGGAGCAGAAAGGGATGCAGGTGCAGATCAACCATGGCGTCGATTGTACGGTGCTCGGCGTCTTGGGAGATACTTATACGGTAGACAAGGAGCGTATTGGCCTGATGGGCGGCGTTGAGCGGGTCGTGTCCGTCCAGGAGCCTTTTAAAAAAGCAAACAGGAAATTCCATCCGGAAGACAGCATCATCGACGTCAACGGCGTGAAAATAGGCGACGGG contains these protein-coding regions:
- a CDS encoding BMC domain-containing protein, with amino-acid sequence MEKEALGMVETKGLIGAIEAADAMVKAANVKLIGKQQIGSGLVTVMVRGDVGAVKAAVDAGATAAKRVGDLYGVHVIPRPHNDVEGILPHME
- a CDS encoding aldehyde dehydrogenase family protein, translating into MNIDTKTIEYIVKEVLAGIGQQPDGVLSGYLFDTADQAVAAVKKAQHILAGMALEERQKIIHFIRKETKKNAEYLARLAWEETGFGKVRDKIVKNTVAAVRTPGTEDLTPVAYTGDYGLTLVEQAPFGVIGSVTPSTNPTSSIINNAISMVAAGNGVVFNPHPGAKKCSQETLRIIHEAIVAAGGPASLVAALKEPSMEGSLAVMKHPDVKLLSITGGEAVVKVAMGTGKKVVAAGPGNPPVIVDDTADIEKAAKDIVDGASFDNCVLCVAEKEVFVFDNVAEQLMGSMEQGGAFRARGEEIQKIVGATLQCKDGKYVINRKMVGKDASVILKASGVDFSGEPRLIIADVPAEHPFVTVEMLMPVMGIVRVHSIDEAIREAVRAEAGCKHSAMIHSTNVHHLSMAAKALNTTIFVKNGPSSAGFGVGGEGYTTFTIATPTGEGLTSAKSFTRARRCVLYGDLNFI
- a CDS encoding BMC domain-containing protein is translated as MAKEALGMVETKGLIGSIEAADAMVKAANVTLIGKEQIGSGLVTVMVRGDVGAVKAAVDAGATAAKRVGDLYGVHVIPHPHDDVEGILPHIG
- a CDS encoding EutN/CcmL family microcompartment protein, which encodes MKIAKVVGNVVSTIKDRRFKGYKLMIVEYLDLDGKPQGVRHIALDGANAGIGDIVLTNNDGGAAVMVMEDKELIADDTIAGVIDYYTVDGCTKTAKDLY
- a CDS encoding EutN/CcmL family microcompartment protein, yielding MYTGRVEGTVVSTVKNERLTGIKLLVVRLIENGEDKNLIVAGDATRQAGIGDLVYMIGRKEAALMFGIKPEPPVDVAIVGFIDDYNEVM